Part of the Musa acuminata AAA Group cultivar baxijiao chromosome BXJ3-10, Cavendish_Baxijiao_AAA, whole genome shotgun sequence genome, tgcTCATTTTATGACTTcttatatttcttaaattttagaTTGTTTCCCTGGCAATTCTGATCCCACCAATCCTCCAATTAATCATGCCAATTTCGATTGTATCATCTCTAGATGATTTTGGTCCTGACACATATTTGATGAGCTCTCCCTAAGACTATTAAACAAGACAGCTATGAATTCACAACAAGCTCATGCTAACCAATTCAAATCAAACTTCCAGTGCCTCTAGATTCTTTTTTGGTCATTGTTACACAAAAAAATCATTTGTGAAATATATGTTTCAACTTAATAACATACTTAAAGAGGTAGAATAATGCTAATAGTATTTCTAAGATCTCCAGGCATGcagtcagaaaaaaaaaaaacaaaaataaaaaagaatgttTTAAATATCTCCAACAACATTAAAAGAGACACATTTCTAGAAACCTTTCCTTTCTCCTAAGGTATATATGAAAATGAAAAGATTGTTTAATGATGGCAAAGTATTTGTCCCATTTCATACCTGTCCTAAACTTGTAGTTAATCTTCTAAAATGATGCTACCCTGGCATATTGGTATTCCCTTTCTGGGAAGGCTCATCTGATCTATGGAAAGTATAATGTTGCAACATATTAGAAAATGAACCACAATCCTCTTCTCTGTCTCGTTTCCTGAAGGTACCCCAATTAAGAAAAAAGTTAGCATATGCTTTAATAATGCAAACTCCTGATTTTATCTGATCCGCTACAACCTAAAAATCACTGTACAAGAAAGATAACCTGCTAAAGTTTCTGAGTTCCTAGAGCCCTCTCATGAGCTCTCTTATACTTACTGACATGTAATAATCTGCTCACAACACTAATTGTGTCTGACTACATATTTGGCTACTGATATCTATAAATACCTATGTCTTCTCTTGACAATCCAGGAATGCAGAATTGCAATGCAATTTGGAACATGGTCTGCTATACCTAATCCATATGATAACCAGCTGAATTCATATAATGACACACTTTATGTCCAACCCTACATTTTTTGTCTAAGCAATTTGTATGAATCTCCATTTTTCTCCTAAGGAATTCCGGCAAAACCTAATCATGTGATCAGTGTATGCAAGAGTTCGTCTCAGTAGTCCACAATGCTTCACATCTTATCTGCAGATATTTCGTAGCCATCAAGATAGGAGACAACACTATGAAAACTTAGATTCATAAGGAAAAATAAGATAAGCAGAGCAATGGATGGAGCATCCAAGATTCTAATGGACCATAGAAAAGTACAAGAACTGCTAAGCTTTTTCACTCTATAGAATAACATTACTAAATAAGAATAGAGCCCACACCAGGAAGCAAACATACAAATGAATCTGCAGAGTTTCAGAGCTCGAACTCTTCCTCGCGCAGCACCATTTCCGCAGCCTCTTCCTCTTCGTCATCAAGCATGAAGTACTGATTCTTCTCCACTGGCCTAAACATATAAAACATGAAGATATAGAAGGCAAGGCTCGCTGTCTCTTCAGCCGCCACACTGACCCATCGGTACTTGTAAGATGCAATCGTCTTTAGCGCATAAACCACAATCCTCGTGAAGTACAGATACCCGATCACCACAATGTAGAACTGGCGGAAAAGAGAGAGCTTGGCGAGGTTCCTGGCAGCCTTTCCATCGGTCTTTGAGGTCTCACGGAGAGATCTAATTGACCAGATGATAGGGAACAAAATGGCGCAGCAGCAGATGACATCGATGAGGAGGAAGACCTGATTCCAGGTGACCCAGTCCCGGATGAAGGGCCCGGTCTCTCCAATCACGACTGACGCGATGTTGGCGATGACCTGAAGAGGGATCACGATCATTAGCACCTTCTTCTCTCGCTCCTGGAGGAAGGGCTTGAGGAAGGACCAGCCAGTGCCGATGAGGACGATGACGGTAAACAAGAGGACGCCTTTTAGGAACTGGAAGAGGTAGAAGAGGACGTCCCACCCGTGGGGGGTGCCGGTCTGGCGAATGTAGTGCTGGTCCTCAGCAGCGAAGACAAGGTTGAGGGCCTTGGTGAGGAGAAGGCCGGCCATGAGGTGGTGGATCCGGTGTGCGGCGAGGCGGTTCTTGAAGAGGGTGAGGTAGATCCAGACGGCAAAGAAGGCGATGTAAGCGGCGGCGAAGAAGGTGTAGAGGGAAGGAACGGGGGACTGGCCGACGGAGAGGAAGTCGCGGGAGCCATCAGGGCGGGCGTTGTACATCTCCGTGAAGACGGACATGGAGACCGCGGTCTCGGGGGCACAATTGGCGAAGAAGAGACTGTACTCGTCCGGGTGGGAGACGGGGAAGGAGCGATTCAAAGCGACGGAGGAACCCGGGGAAAGCTCGGCAAAGGTGAATAGGAGGCGGACGTAGGTGCTATGAAGCACGCATCCCAGGTTGGGTccggggttagggttagggttcgagCGGTGATCATGCTGAGAATCGTAGGCCGCCTGGATGAGGCTCTCgtcggagaggaagaagaagccgaggAGGGCGGGGTCGGGGGTGCCGAGGGCGGAGGAGACGGAGACATCGGAGACGGCGATGGTCACCTCTCCGCGAGGGGTGAAGCCGAACTTCTCGAAGAGGATGGTCGCCCGGGAGTCGGAGGAGATCTTGAGGTTCTTGATCTCCGCCAGGGACGAAGAGATCGAAGCGAGAACGacgagaaggagagggagaagaTGAATCCTTAGTGGCCTCGCCATGGAGATCAAGACTACACCTTCGCGACCGCGAcggcgagagagagagactctCGATTGAGTGGAGACCAGCGAAGACTGCGAGATGAAGTCGGTGGGCGAAGGCGCGGTCTATTGTCTTCGCTCTTGAGCTGGTCCGGCAAATGGTCCTACGCTAATCTACAACCGTCAGACAGACTTTAAGATTGATGACCGTTGCCGAAGGTAAAGCTTTACGTGGAGATCGGGCGAAGGAATAAAGTTTTGGGGCAACGGAGACTTCATCGCAAAGCAGTCAATAGCCAGTTATTATGCACTTAAGGAATAACGTAAGAAAACAAATGATGTGTATATGGCTTCAAATTTAAGAAGCATAGATTTAAATTGATTAAGGGAAAGGTAAAAGACGCCTAAACACCTTAACTATATTATTTAATTCACAGATACGGTACCAAATTGGATCAGATATATGAAGTAATAGACCTCACGAGAGCAACGTGGGAGCTGAAACACCAGCCAACACGCCCTGCTGAAGCCTTATTTTTTCAGCACAACCAGGGCTAAATATGCTACTTCAAGATGGTGTCTTCCACACATCCTAAGCGAGACAGATCATGACCAACCCAATTTGACTATGAATAGTCAACTATCTCTCTAAATGATATattaattttagataatataataataagtCATTTATTCGGAACATCGGACCGATTCGAGTAATTGGATGAGGAGGACTCGATCGAGCCACCAAAGACCCCGTAGACTCGGTTCCTAACGTTCTCGAGCGAGAACCACATCACCTCCCCTATTATAGCATCGAAGTTCCTTAGCATCGTCCGACGCTGCTTGTAGAACTCCGAAAAGGCATGCACCACCATTTGCATTACTACCTCCCTTACATTCTCTCGCAATCCTCGTCCCCCACGAGCATCCCGTTAAATTATATGGCTCTTTATaattagataatatatatataatagaattaattggattctgatgataGATATTGACTAATAGAAAAAAGTTCATATTATAATATGATTCCTTAGGGGATGTCATTGATGGAAGGAACTCTCCTAAAAATTTATCCTAGACTCTTTGCTCTCGCTTATATATAGGCATTACCTCTAGGGACTAAATGATGTATATCATAGAGGATACAGTTGAGAAATTATAGTTTCTCTCTCTACCTCCCTAAATCATCAATAATAGTGGTTTAGTGAAAaattaggaagagaggagaaatagTATCTAGTTGTCCTTACAGATTGACATCATTGTGATATTCGAATCCGAGAGACAGCGCATTTGCAattcacatagaaatcttttcagATGATATCGAAAGGTACAAGTCGTAAATCcgatctaatattatttgatttcaatcatcgcataaaagttttttcacattacatatgacatatcacagattttatgtttacaatttgTATTAGAGCCTAAATTcttaagatcaaatatattagatttattatttttgtttaccaTGCTTAAATGATCCATATATTTTGTCGATTTAAATTCCTATCTTTTCTATATTGCTGCTTACTTGTGAGCGATAAAAGATTCTTTGTAACGCAATCTTTAATGATCATGAAGCAATGACAATCGCTGTGCCACACCGTTGTCGACCTCGATGTATACGGTCGCTATGGTAGATCTACTAGTGGCAGTGGTTGCGCTGGGCAACGTGGGCGCTGCAATAGCAACAGTGACCATGAGCGGTCGCTAGGCGAATAGCAATACATCGCAATTGACCACGCATCGCGGCGGCCATGCTAGCGACGATaatattagtgaaggataatattttggaaagaATTGACCGTACATATCTctaaggaaagaaatgaaagattagggaaggataatattttggaacatttagacttcattgattttgatatttatatAGATTGTATTAAGGGATAGCaaactaaatatgcaaagaaaaatgccacaagaagtaacgaactccttgagattatttatattgatatctacggaccactccatattccctgCTTTAGTGGAGAAAGGTATTTTATTACATTTATAAATAACCTATccagattgctaatcataggtgccctataagccaatcacgtgagtgagggTATGTATGACAtgatatgtgttaggatcgaaattAACACTAAgacaaaatcataaaactcttttcattttaaataaatttataaaattttaaaaaatatttaaagcaatcacttttatatgctaagaagtatgttcaagtgtatctactataatcctcAATAATTACAAAGTCGTATTTATTACcttctagacttgttgtatcaattggtctaaataaatctatatggatcaattgtagtggtctagatgtgcttattgattctttaatttgaaactactttttatttgttttcttagttagCATGCATTataaactttgtctttgataaaCTTGTTGCGAGGTATTCCTCTTACAAATTCTCtagttgaaatttgagagattagtttcctactagcatgacctaatctcctatgccaaagtcatgcatcatcatttaaagccaaaaaaatatatttcatcacaaaaattatcaatattaataatatacacattattatgtgttaaggcaatcatagatctatttttgtgtggtatttcaattatataagcattaaattcaaatttgatggtatatcctttatcacataattgatcaaTGCTTAGtatattatgttttaaaccatctactaataacataTCTTTAATCAAGAGTCTTAACTTATTACatctggttcctttgccaataattttttccttgttgttgtctctgaatgtgACATATCATTCGTCttgactagtgagcttagagaagtgtgttggatcccGAGTCATgtgctttgagcatccactatcaaggtaccatcttttgctctagcttttgattgtaaatatatatataagaaaggaAGTTTTCTTTTAAATACCAATTTAACTTTGGGTCTCTTattaatagatctacctatcGTAACTATTGGCATTGAGTTATTCATGGTTGCTTTAGAaactcaaactaatttgtgtgtactatactttttaaatgaacatatataaacataatgtccaaatctaccataaaaattatatttatttctagtgaaatatgtaatgtggatcctttaacgaagatagttggcttttgttgagtgttactcataaagctaattccttcctttctattaaTATAACCCTTATTAGcaatgatcatgtttaaagatttattacttattttatttttttttaaatattttttaattttattttttttaaatattttttatagtaaaatattttctttcttaattgaatctaacttttcacacTTGGTGCAATGAgctaatatacaatcatcatgctcatttttttattttttaaattcactagcaagagaagcatgatcctttattaatagtttatattttttactaacaaatttaaaatcatcaaatacgtCATTAAATGTATTGAATAATTCATGTAAGATAAGGAAGATTCGTTTGAGTTATATACCTCATTGCCAAATGTCATTAATGTATAATTTATAACTTcattctttgttggttggctcctaatCTTtaaatgcacttgaatcatcccaatttactttgagtgccttctttttctttagtaGCTTCTTTTTCACTTAGGGAGATTTGTCCTAGcttattgcattcatagcatattaccgtgttctttttggattcatttttttcttagtatcttgtttttgttaggatcggagcggcactaagaggggggggagggggtgaattagtgcagctgattaaaactcgtaagtttgaaaacgattttctaaatgcaaggagatttcgttttaatagtaacttgagtagatgaaaaccgaaagcttgtagtagtgtaaataataatttcaggaaagtaagaactcacacatttaaggaacatgccaatttaaagtggttcggtcaaaataacctacatccacttgcgaaaccttcttcaaagaggctcccaacttccactagcaaatcactatgaaggagaaggacaaatacccctcttacaaccttttacaagtggttcatactcttataagttttcaacgagaaagaaggaggtgaacacttaagcaattgaaaaacaagacttgctaaagactttgctaaggctttatctcaatttattactcctcaaaaggttgtgttctctgttgagaattgagtggtatttataagccccaagaggattcaaatttgagctctaaaatttgaattctcttgggtttctaaggctggcgatgccaccgcctgtcggtggcggtgccaccgcccgacctctcgggtgctgggtggtgccaccgctcagttctcgggttttaggcggtgccaccgcctacactattttagctcactggttgggctccaaacttggcccaaaccagtccgaactcgggcccaattggcccctacttgggttataggattaacacctaatcctaaccataattaatgtgctaactac contains:
- the LOC135651548 gene encoding protein CANDIDATE G-PROTEIN COUPLED RECEPTOR 7-like — encoded protein: MARPLRIHLLPLLLVVLASISSSLAEIKNLKISSDSRATILFEKFGFTPRGEVTIAVSDVSVSSALGTPDPALLGFFFLSDESLIQAAYDSQHDHRSNPNPNPGPNLGCVLHSTYVRLLFTFAELSPGSSVALNRSFPVSHPDEYSLFFANCAPETAVSMSVFTEMYNARPDGSRDFLSVGQSPVPSLYTFFAAAYIAFFAVWIYLTLFKNRLAAHRIHHLMAGLLLTKALNLVFAAEDQHYIRQTGTPHGWDVLFYLFQFLKGVLLFTVIVLIGTGWSFLKPFLQEREKKVLMIVIPLQVIANIASVVIGETGPFIRDWVTWNQVFLLIDVICCCAILFPIIWSIRSLRETSKTDGKAARNLAKLSLFRQFYIVVIGYLYFTRIVVYALKTIASYKYRWVSVAAEETASLAFYIFMFYMFRPVEKNQYFMLDDEEEEAAEMVLREEEFEL